In Neisseria animalis, a single window of DNA contains:
- a CDS encoding SIMPL domain-containing protein (The SIMPL domain is named for its presence in mouse protein SIMPL (signalling molecule that associates with mouse pelle-like kinase). Bacterial member BP26, from Brucella, was shown to assemble into a channel-like structure, while YggE from E. coli has been associated with resistance to oxidative stress.), protein MFRALVPALLLGAALPASADTLHYNIIEFSESAGMEVPRDTMTAHFQIESEGKERAAVNAAFTRKFNEFNRKAQTKSFQTELLNRSATPRYRYDDGKRTQTGWVETAEFKVESRDFTALNRLIAETQNLANLQHTAFSISKAKREAAIDEVSKAAIVRFKERAETLVGTLGHSGYKIVKLNLGHIGSGNIGGAVPQMKMLRSAAPMAASMTADAIDPSSPGSEEVSITVNGSIQF, encoded by the coding sequence ATATTCCGCGCACTCGTTCCAGCGCTGCTCTTGGGTGCAGCCTTGCCTGCAAGCGCCGACACGCTGCATTACAACATCATTGAGTTTTCCGAAAGTGCCGGCATGGAAGTTCCCCGCGACACCATGACTGCTCATTTTCAAATCGAATCCGAAGGCAAGGAACGCGCTGCCGTCAATGCTGCCTTTACTCGAAAATTCAATGAATTTAACCGCAAAGCGCAAACCAAATCCTTCCAAACCGAACTGCTGAACCGCTCCGCCACACCGCGTTACCGCTACGACGATGGCAAGCGCACGCAAACCGGCTGGGTAGAAACGGCCGAATTTAAAGTAGAAAGCCGGGACTTTACCGCACTCAACCGTCTGATTGCAGAAACGCAAAACCTCGCCAACCTCCAACATACCGCTTTCAGCATTTCCAAAGCCAAGCGCGAAGCCGCCATCGACGAAGTCAGCAAAGCGGCGATTGTGCGCTTTAAAGAACGGGCGGAAACACTGGTGGGAACGCTGGGACACTCCGGCTACAAAATCGTCAAACTCAACTTGGGGCACATCGGCAGCGGTAATATCGGCGGCGCTGTGCCTCAAATGAAAATGCTCCGCTCCGCCGCACCGATGGCAGCGAGCATGACGGCAGATGCCATCGACCCTTCCTCCCCCGGTTCGGAAGAAGTCAGCATTACGGTAAACGGCTCAATCCAGTTTTAA
- a CDS encoding sulfite exporter TauE/SafE family protein, producing MSSEITLFTLFLLGFFGGGHCVGMCGGLSSAFALQLPPNINRLGLIVLLNLGRISSYVLIGALMGLLGQTGMLLDETRTVQTALFVAANLLLLLLGLYLAGLSAAAVKIEALGKPVWKRLNPLLNKLLPIRSVPACFGVGLLWGWLPCGLVYSASLYALGSGSAATGALYLLAFALGTLPNLLAMGFFAVQLKRVLQHKAVRMCAGLLVAAWAVWQLGKWFVQ from the coding sequence ATGAGTAGTGAGATAACGCTTTTTACTTTGTTTTTGCTCGGTTTTTTTGGTGGAGGACATTGTGTCGGTATGTGCGGCGGTTTGTCTTCCGCGTTTGCGCTGCAACTGCCGCCGAACATTAACCGCTTGGGTTTGATTGTATTATTGAACTTGGGGCGTATCAGCAGTTATGTGCTGATTGGTGCGTTGATGGGATTGCTGGGGCAGACGGGCATGCTGCTGGACGAAACGCGCACGGTGCAGACGGCCTTGTTTGTTGCCGCCAATCTGCTGCTGCTGTTGCTGGGGCTGTATCTTGCCGGATTGTCGGCGGCGGCGGTGAAAATCGAAGCCTTGGGCAAGCCGGTGTGGAAACGATTGAATCCGCTGCTGAACAAATTGTTGCCGATACGTTCGGTACCTGCGTGTTTCGGTGTCGGTTTGCTGTGGGGTTGGCTGCCCTGCGGTTTGGTGTACAGCGCATCGCTGTATGCCTTGGGCAGCGGCAGTGCGGCAACGGGTGCGCTGTATTTGTTGGCGTTTGCGTTGGGTACGCTGCCGAATTTGTTGGCGATGGGTTTTTTCGCCGTGCAGCTGAAGCGGGTATTGCAGCATAAAGCGGTAAGAATGTGTGCCGGATTGCTGGTGGCTGCATGGGCGGTGTGGCAGTTGGGCAAATGGTTTGTGCAGTAG
- the glnD gene encoding [protein-PII] uridylyltransferase, whose product MPYRQTARNLFEQQQQQAIANFLAKPQPTVFFQAHCAAVETLLRTLWSPLFDGSGLCLMATGGFGRGELYPHSDLDLAIVSTSEIADGIQEKIALFIQTLWDMKFKPSVKSGSVAQLCDSAAEDITGDTAFLEARLLCGDEAPARQLIQETAARRDVTAFIEAKLLEMHQRHNKSQGSGAVLEPNIKSCPGGLRDIHTMLWLAKAQGLDTGLGALISQAILTRTEAGMLSQCYKQLAAIRIHLHICARRAEDRLIFDLQGKVAESMGNHDDDLRRKSEKLMRIFYRTVKTVTQLNGILLPMLQGRVSHQPQQARFPIDGDYVQIGNQIAAADTAVFQRDSRHIFKIIELLQERNDITALEPQTLRAWWAATRHIDRRFYNDEANRRRFVGFFRNSQGLTHVLRFLNLYGVLGSYLPAWEKIVGLLQHDLFHIYPVDDHILTVVHNMRRLSLDSHSHELPFASALMQSFPQQSVLYLAAFFHDIAKGRGGDHAIEGIADARQFAADHFLSVEEADLLAWLVEDHLLMSAVAQKEDIQDPDVLRAFCERVQTHERLAALYLLTVADIRGTNPKLWNNWRASLLESLFHAATRYLSGNGNNAKAVFSHRQQEAVELLTRAGAPEKQQKKLWNALGSAYFVRHQSREILWHTANLVHDFETPLIRSRILPKSDSFQVMIFMPNGPRLFARLCRIFSRHGFDILAARAFITEHNYILDTFILHIPAQHDPDDYPNIQSALEAELNSFIHGHTVLDQQSYHYRISRRSRFLPLAPSVTITQEEDYPGWYTVDVIAVNRAYLLADLAEVFFAHEVSLRYAKIATLDERVEDSFIVYSQCLDNPKHQQALKQALLAQLTV is encoded by the coding sequence ATGCCTTACCGCCAAACCGCCCGAAATCTGTTCGAGCAACAACAGCAGCAAGCCATCGCCAACTTTCTGGCCAAACCGCAGCCCACCGTATTTTTTCAGGCGCATTGTGCGGCAGTAGAAACCCTTCTGCGTACATTGTGGTCGCCCCTTTTCGACGGCAGCGGTTTGTGTCTGATGGCAACCGGCGGTTTCGGGCGCGGCGAGCTTTACCCTCATTCCGACTTGGATTTGGCCATCGTCTCGACATCTGAAATTGCAGACGGCATACAGGAAAAAATCGCCCTGTTTATCCAAACGCTTTGGGACATGAAATTCAAGCCCTCGGTAAAAAGCGGCAGCGTCGCCCAACTGTGCGACAGCGCGGCGGAAGACATTACCGGCGATACGGCATTTCTGGAAGCGCGCCTGCTGTGCGGCGATGAAGCACCCGCACGGCAGCTGATACAGGAAACCGCCGCACGCCGCGATGTTACCGCCTTTATCGAAGCCAAGCTGCTGGAAATGCACCAGCGCCACAACAAATCACAAGGCTCGGGAGCGGTACTCGAGCCGAACATCAAAAGCTGTCCGGGCGGTTTGCGCGATATTCACACCATGCTGTGGCTGGCCAAGGCGCAAGGCTTGGATACCGGCTTGGGCGCATTGATTTCCCAAGCCATTCTTACCCGTACCGAAGCGGGTATGCTGTCGCAATGCTACAAACAGCTTGCCGCCATCCGTATCCATCTGCACATCTGCGCCCGCCGTGCCGAAGACCGGCTGATTTTCGATTTGCAGGGGAAAGTAGCCGAAAGCATGGGCAACCATGACGACGACCTTCGGCGCAAAAGCGAAAAACTGATGCGGATTTTCTACCGCACCGTCAAAACCGTTACCCAACTCAACGGCATTCTGCTGCCCATGCTGCAAGGCCGGGTTTCCCACCAACCGCAGCAGGCACGCTTTCCCATCGACGGCGATTATGTACAGATCGGCAATCAGATTGCCGCCGCCGATACTGCTGTTTTCCAACGCGATTCGCGCCATATTTTCAAAATTATCGAACTTTTGCAGGAGCGCAACGACATTACCGCCCTTGAGCCGCAAACGCTGCGTGCATGGTGGGCGGCCACACGCCATATCGACCGCCGTTTTTACAACGATGAAGCCAACCGCCGCCGCTTTGTCGGCTTTTTCCGCAACAGCCAAGGTTTGACTCATGTTTTGCGTTTTTTAAATTTATACGGCGTACTCGGCAGCTACCTGCCCGCATGGGAAAAGATTGTCGGCCTGCTCCAGCATGATTTGTTCCATATTTACCCTGTGGACGATCATATCCTGACCGTTGTCCACAATATGCGCCGGCTCTCGCTCGACAGCCACAGCCACGAGCTGCCTTTTGCGTCCGCGCTGATGCAGAGCTTTCCGCAGCAATCCGTGCTGTATCTGGCGGCGTTTTTCCACGACATCGCCAAAGGGCGCGGCGGCGATCATGCCATTGAAGGAATTGCCGATGCGAGACAGTTTGCCGCCGACCATTTCCTTTCCGTGGAAGAAGCCGACCTGCTCGCATGGCTGGTTGAAGATCATCTGCTGATGTCGGCAGTCGCGCAAAAAGAAGACATTCAAGACCCTGATGTGTTGCGCGCATTTTGCGAACGCGTACAAACCCACGAACGGCTGGCCGCTTTATACCTGCTGACCGTTGCCGATATTCGCGGCACCAATCCGAAACTGTGGAACAACTGGCGTGCCAGTCTGCTGGAAAGTCTGTTTCACGCCGCCACCCGCTATCTTTCCGGCAACGGCAACAATGCCAAAGCGGTCTTCAGCCACCGCCAACAAGAAGCCGTCGAGCTGCTTACCCGCGCCGGCGCACCGGAAAAGCAACAGAAAAAATTGTGGAATGCTTTGGGCTCGGCTTATTTCGTGCGCCACCAATCGCGTGAAATACTATGGCATACCGCCAATTTGGTACACGACTTTGAAACGCCGCTGATACGCAGCCGAATCCTGCCGAAAAGCGACAGTTTCCAAGTGATGATTTTTATGCCGAACGGTCCGCGTCTGTTTGCCCGCCTCTGCCGTATTTTCAGCCGCCACGGTTTCGACATTCTGGCAGCCCGTGCATTCATTACCGAGCACAACTATATCCTCGATACTTTTATCCTGCATATTCCCGCCCAGCACGATCCCGACGACTACCCCAATATCCAAAGTGCGCTGGAAGCGGAACTCAACAGCTTCATACACGGACATACCGTACTGGATCAGCAAAGCTATCATTACCGCATCAGCCGCCGCAGCCGCTTTTTGCCCCTTGCACCCAGCGTAACCATCACGCAGGAAGAAGACTACCCGGGCTGGTACACGGTTGATGTGATTGCCGTCAACCGCGCCTACCTGCTGGCCGACCTTGCCGAAGTATTCTTTGCCCACGAAGTCAGCCTGCGTTATGCTAAAATCGCCACGCTGGACGAACGTGTCGAAGACAGCTTTATCGTGTACAGCCAATGTTTGGACAACCCCAAACACCAGCAGGCGCTCAAACAGGCTTTACTGGCGCAGTTAACCGTATAA
- a CDS encoding helix-turn-helix domain-containing protein: MSKKLTAPTELPDEDDLRAVLAYNMRLFRVNKKWSQEELARQCGLDRTYVSTVERKRWNIALSNIEKMASALGISAYQLLLSPQERLRLMTETYGETAQTAAPELSDSDPATTA; the protein is encoded by the coding sequence ATGAGCAAAAAACTCACCGCTCCGACCGAACTGCCCGACGAAGACGATTTGCGCGCCGTGCTGGCATACAATATGCGGCTGTTCCGCGTCAATAAAAAATGGTCGCAGGAAGAACTGGCCCGACAGTGCGGCTTGGACCGTACCTATGTTTCCACAGTCGAGCGCAAACGCTGGAACATTGCCTTATCGAACATCGAAAAAATGGCTTCGGCATTGGGCATATCCGCCTACCAACTGCTGCTGTCGCCGCAGGAGCGTTTGCGGCTGATGACTGAAACATACGGTGAAACCGCTCAAACCGCCGCACCGGAGCTGTCAGATTCAGATCCTGCCACCACAGCTTAA
- the prmB gene encoding 50S ribosomal protein L3 N(5)-glutamine methyltransferase, which translates to MFTQASRELSTVRDLLRFAVSRFNDAELFFGHGSDNAHDEAAYLILHTLNLPLDTLDPYLDAKLLQQEKEEVLSLIERRVTERLPVAYLTRQAWQGDFDFYVDERVIVPRSFIYELLGDALTPWIEHPELVHRALDLCTGSGCLAIQMAHHYPAAEIDAVDLSLDALEVAAINVEDYGLEERINLIHTDLFEGLEETYDLIVSNPPYVDAESVESLPEEYLHEPELALGSGEDGLDATRQIILQAAKYLNPRGVLLVEIGHNRDVLEAAYPELPFTWLETSGGDGFVFLLTREQLLGEE; encoded by the coding sequence ATGTTTACCCAAGCCTCCCGAGAATTATCCACTGTCCGCGATTTGCTGCGTTTTGCCGTCAGCCGTTTCAACGATGCCGAATTGTTTTTCGGCCACGGCAGCGACAACGCGCACGACGAGGCTGCCTATCTGATTCTTCACACCCTCAATCTGCCGCTGGACACACTCGACCCCTATCTTGATGCCAAACTGCTGCAACAGGAAAAAGAAGAAGTTTTATCGCTTATCGAACGCCGTGTTACCGAGCGGCTGCCGGTTGCCTACCTGACCCGTCAGGCATGGCAGGGCGATTTTGATTTTTATGTGGACGAGCGGGTTATCGTACCGCGTTCATTTATCTACGAGCTGCTTGGCGACGCGCTGACTCCGTGGATCGAACACCCCGAGCTGGTACACCGCGCTTTGGATTTGTGTACCGGCAGCGGCTGTTTGGCGATTCAAATGGCACACCACTATCCCGCCGCTGAAATCGATGCGGTCGATTTGAGTTTGGACGCGCTGGAAGTGGCGGCTATTAATGTCGAAGATTACGGCTTGGAAGAACGCATCAACTTGATTCATACCGATTTGTTTGAAGGCTTGGAAGAAACCTACGATTTGATTGTCTCCAATCCGCCTTACGTTGATGCCGAATCGGTGGAATCCCTGCCGGAAGAATACCTGCACGAGCCGGAACTTGCCTTGGGCAGCGGCGAAGACGGCTTGGACGCCACCCGCCAAATCATTCTGCAAGCCGCCAAATACCTGAATCCGCGCGGTGTGTTGCTGGTTGAAATCGGCCATAACCGCGATGTTTTGGAAGCCGCCTATCCCGAGCTGCCGTTTACTTGGCTGGAAACCAGCGGCGGCGACGGTTTCGTTTTCCTGCTGACGCGCGAACAGCTTTTGGGTGAAGAATAA